The Commensalibacter nepenthis genome has a window encoding:
- the gap gene encoding type I glyceraldehyde-3-phosphate dehydrogenase gives MAIKVAINGFGRIGRLVLRSIIEKGRTDVEVVLINDLGSAEANAHLLKYDTVHGRLPADITVENNTMTIKHAGQTFGPIKITAERDPSKLPLQGVDVAMECTGLFTSKAAASELLKAGARKVLISAPAKEVDATIVYGVNQHVITGDMTVISNASCTTNCLAPIAKVLQDTVGIEFGSMITIHSYTGDQRTVDTLHKDLHRARAAAQNIIPTTTGAAKAVALVIPELKGKLDGIAIRVPTPNVSYVALEFVPSKIPGSIEELNAHFKKAAEGALKGILAYNDEPLVSSDFNHTFVSSTFDATQTGFIDGGKMIRVAGWYDNEWGFSTRMSDTAVLLGSK, from the coding sequence TAGTACTACGTAGTATTATTGAAAAAGGTCGTACAGATGTAGAAGTCGTATTGATTAACGATCTTGGTAGTGCAGAAGCAAACGCACATCTGTTGAAATATGATACTGTTCACGGTCGTTTGCCTGCGGATATTACCGTTGAAAACAATACCATGACCATTAAACATGCAGGTCAAACTTTTGGTCCAATTAAAATCACAGCTGAAAGAGATCCAAGCAAATTACCGCTGCAAGGTGTTGATGTTGCTATGGAATGTACTGGTTTATTTACAAGCAAAGCAGCTGCGAGCGAACTTTTAAAAGCAGGCGCTCGTAAAGTATTGATCTCTGCGCCAGCTAAAGAAGTAGATGCAACAATTGTTTATGGTGTGAACCAACATGTTATCACAGGTGATATGACTGTGATTTCTAATGCTTCTTGTACAACAAACTGTCTTGCTCCGATTGCAAAAGTATTACAAGACACTGTTGGAATTGAATTTGGTAGCATGATTACCATCCACTCTTATACAGGCGATCAACGCACCGTTGATACATTGCACAAAGATTTACATCGTGCGCGTGCTGCGGCTCAAAATATCATCCCAACAACCACAGGTGCTGCTAAAGCCGTGGCTTTGGTTATTCCTGAATTAAAAGGAAAATTGGACGGTATTGCTATTCGCGTTCCAACCCCTAATGTTTCTTATGTTGCTCTTGAATTCGTGCCGAGCAAAATTCCTGGTTCAATTGAAGAACTGAACGCACATTTCAAAAAAGCGGCTGAAGGTGCGTTAAAAGGTATCCTTGCTTATAATGATGAACCATTGGTTAGCTCTGATTTCAACCACACATTCGTATCTTCAACCTTTGATGCAACTCAAACAGGGTTTATCGACGGTGGCAAAATGATCCGTGTTGCGGGTTGGTATGATAACGAATGGGGCTTCTCTACTCGTATGTCTGATACAGCAGTATTATTAGGAAGCAAATAA